A genomic window from Clostridium aceticum includes:
- a CDS encoding putative bifunctional diguanylate cyclase/phosphodiesterase — MCGLKKHIQTYILIVLFFAYVVSLLFNSNLWGNILSPTVAFVAAAIIWLESKKVNTYQWSWRVLFLVALSWGITDFAWLFTEHILLIDPHTISIFIHLYLVSNIMIAIFCGLYFYYNIKKWNTVQLLLDVIAIGTIIIVSIWMIMFSKMEINSLFNEGFIATFLYLFFDFISISIILIVYTSSHVKNVSRAMHLIIASIIIFVLCDLYFIYLNFADKYVANTLIDGFYMLTIVFIAFAAMEEAENPSKIVKVCKLELPENYGRPKVVKWLFSLPFILYILGIMSRITFIHIVGVIIAYWLIRGYVQTAIKNEHLLKTEKQLNDILDQTVQERTKELIKVNETLNNLSKTDALTGLYNRRYFIEYVDSLIDSPLEKSFAIFYMDLDRFKAVNDAHGHEMGDNILRKIAARLEIWCPPDATLFRVGGDEFAMIVEGDTSEKLLNWYAKEIVKLCEKTILIPPYSFQLGVSVGISRFPTDADERNLLIKYADIAMYQCKKNYLGKRFAFFDSWLSKEIQRKHEIELLLRHADFKEEFKLYYQPQYRSSDNTLVGMEALIRWNSPSKGFIFPGEFIPIAEETSMIIRVGEWVLDEALRQIKNWNEKYSQDLKIGINISPKQIDQEDFINWLKQKIRKSGVKPEWIDLEITENSAMSSETSMEELFTSLAEIDINISIDDFGTGYSSLSYIKRFDIDRLKIAKELIDNIASDKNTLLIVKAIIMMANGLGLKTIAEGVEEEEQLKILKELSCDEIQGYIYGHPVPADVFEREYLVKSVILEG, encoded by the coding sequence TTGTGTGGTCTTAAAAAACATATACAAACATATATTTTGATTGTTTTATTTTTTGCTTATGTTGTTTCTCTATTATTTAATAGTAATTTATGGGGAAACATTTTATCTCCCACTGTAGCTTTTGTGGCAGCTGCTATCATATGGCTAGAGTCAAAAAAAGTTAACACTTATCAATGGAGCTGGAGAGTATTGTTTTTAGTTGCTTTAAGCTGGGGAATCACAGATTTTGCTTGGTTGTTCACTGAGCATATCCTTTTAATAGATCCCCACACAATTTCCATATTTATACATTTGTATTTGGTATCTAACATAATGATTGCTATTTTTTGTGGACTATATTTTTATTATAATATTAAGAAGTGGAATACAGTACAATTGCTTTTGGATGTAATTGCTATCGGTACAATTATTATTGTTTCTATATGGATGATTATGTTTTCTAAAATGGAGATTAATTCTTTGTTTAATGAAGGCTTCATAGCTACTTTTTTATATTTATTTTTTGATTTTATATCCATAAGCATTATTCTCATAGTATATACTTCTTCTCACGTGAAAAATGTTAGCAGAGCCATGCATTTAATAATAGCAAGCATTATTATTTTTGTCCTGTGTGATCTTTACTTTATTTATCTGAACTTTGCAGATAAGTATGTTGCAAACACATTAATTGATGGTTTTTACATGCTTACTATAGTATTTATAGCTTTTGCTGCTATGGAGGAGGCAGAGAATCCCAGTAAGATTGTTAAAGTGTGCAAGTTAGAGCTCCCAGAAAACTATGGTAGACCTAAGGTTGTGAAGTGGCTATTTTCTTTACCCTTTATTCTATATATTTTGGGGATAATGAGCCGTATCACTTTTATCCACATTGTAGGGGTAATAATAGCCTATTGGTTAATTAGAGGATATGTGCAAACGGCTATAAAAAACGAGCATCTCTTAAAAACAGAAAAACAGCTTAATGATATACTAGACCAGACGGTCCAAGAGCGTACAAAGGAGCTTATCAAAGTAAATGAAACTTTGAACAATTTATCTAAAACCGATGCTTTAACTGGACTCTACAATCGTAGATATTTTATCGAATATGTTGATTCTCTAATAGATTCTCCATTGGAAAAATCTTTTGCTATTTTTTATATGGATTTGGATAGGTTTAAAGCTGTTAATGATGCTCATGGTCATGAAATGGGGGATAACATTTTAAGAAAAATTGCTGCCAGACTGGAAATTTGGTGTCCACCTGATGCAACTCTCTTCAGGGTCGGAGGAGATGAGTTTGCTATGATCGTTGAGGGAGATACCTCAGAAAAACTTCTTAACTGGTATGCTAAAGAAATCGTAAAACTATGTGAAAAAACAATATTAATTCCACCTTATAGTTTTCAATTGGGGGTGAGTGTTGGTATATCCAGATTTCCAACAGATGCTGATGAAAGAAATTTACTGATAAAATACGCTGATATTGCCATGTATCAATGCAAGAAAAATTATCTCGGTAAACGCTTTGCTTTTTTTGATAGTTGGCTTAGTAAGGAAATTCAACGAAAACATGAGATTGAACTTTTGCTTCGTCATGCTGATTTTAAGGAAGAATTTAAACTCTACTATCAACCGCAATACAGGTCTTCTGATAATACTCTAGTAGGTATGGAAGCCCTAATTCGATGGAATAGCCCTAGTAAGGGGTTTATATTTCCAGGGGAATTTATTCCCATAGCAGAAGAGACTTCTATGATTATAAGAGTAGGGGAATGGGTTCTTGATGAAGCTTTAAGACAGATCAAAAACTGGAATGAAAAATATAGTCAAGATCTTAAAATCGGTATTAATATATCTCCTAAGCAAATTGATCAGGAGGATTTTATTAATTGGTTAAAACAAAAGATCCGTAAAAGTGGTGTTAAGCCTGAATGGATTGACTTAGAGATAACTGAAAATAGTGCCATGAGCTCAGAGACGTCTATGGAGGAATTATTTACATCTCTCGCAGAAATTGATATCAATATATCCATAGATGATTTCGGTACTGGATATTCATCACTAAGCTATATAAAGAGATTTGATATAGATAGACTTAAGATAGCAAAGGAACTCATAGACAATATAGCCAGTGATAAGAATACCTTGCTGATTGTCAAGGCAATCATAATGATGGCCAATGGATTAGGGCTTAAAACCATAGCTGAAGGGGTGGAGGAGGAAGAACAATTAAAAATACTAAAAGAGCTTAGCTGTGATGAGATTCAAGGATATATCTAT
- the phnE gene encoding phosphonate ABC transporter, permease protein PhnE produces MINNYKSYISKNHKKSYLILAALLANLIFLGMMIDFSFIRIYQGIPSMYNLLQRMMTPNLSYTQEVFSKLLETIEIAMISSLIGVILAIPFALLTARNITPSKYLSILLNFFFSFLRTVPNLIWAALLVSIFSIGQFSGILALTITALLISLKLFRENIETINENLLNATRSVGANQIQVLRYSVLPTILELSVSVFFMVLEINIRSATVLGLVGAGGIGQIMWRDLNHLRYDNLATLVLILFFTIISIDGLSFIVRKSIKKSFINFQSVKSHKSFCKKRVFILVSMTVVAVILVISSIDIHYERFKMGLEQGGVIISRMMKVELAYLPKLFEGIGESFFIAIFATITGAIGSIFLSFFTAYNTSPSKSSCWIFKGITNILRTFPPIITAIILFRGVGPGPLAGGVALSIYTTGVLTKLYSEVIENTHENIKNSILVTGCSNLDSFRHGILPQTLPTFISLVLYRLESNIRTSTILGIIGAGGVGTILTMNITWRNWERVGLLILGISMMIISIDTLSYYLRKKIS; encoded by the coding sequence ATGATCAACAACTACAAAAGTTATATCAGTAAAAATCATAAAAAAAGTTATCTTATTTTAGCTGCTTTGTTGGCGAACCTGATTTTTTTAGGAATGATGATTGACTTTAGTTTTATCAGGATCTATCAAGGTATACCAAGTATGTATAATTTATTACAAAGAATGATGACTCCTAATTTATCTTATACACAGGAAGTTTTTTCTAAACTTTTAGAAACAATAGAAATTGCAATGATCTCCTCTTTAATAGGAGTTATATTAGCTATTCCCTTTGCATTATTAACTGCTAGGAATATAACCCCCAGTAAATATTTATCCATCCTATTAAATTTCTTTTTTTCTTTCTTGCGAACTGTGCCAAACCTTATTTGGGCAGCTCTTTTAGTAAGTATTTTTAGTATAGGACAGTTTTCAGGGATTTTAGCCCTTACAATAACAGCCCTATTGATCTCACTAAAACTTTTTAGAGAAAATATAGAAACCATCAATGAAAATCTTCTAAACGCAACAAGATCAGTAGGTGCAAATCAAATCCAAGTTCTTAGGTATTCCGTGTTGCCTACCATTTTAGAACTTTCAGTATCGGTTTTCTTTATGGTACTAGAGATCAATATAAGAAGTGCTACTGTGCTTGGTCTTGTGGGAGCAGGTGGTATAGGACAGATCATGTGGAGGGACTTAAATCATTTAAGATATGATAATTTGGCTACCCTAGTGTTAATACTATTTTTTACAATTATTTCAATTGATGGTTTAAGCTTTATAGTAAGAAAATCCATAAAAAAATCTTTCATAAACTTTCAATCTGTTAAATCACATAAAAGCTTTTGTAAAAAAAGAGTTTTTATTTTGGTATCGATGACGGTTGTAGCAGTGATTTTAGTAATAAGTTCTATAGATATTCATTATGAAAGGTTTAAAATGGGGTTAGAACAAGGAGGTGTAATCATCAGCAGAATGATGAAGGTGGAATTAGCCTATCTACCTAAACTGTTTGAAGGAATTGGCGAAAGCTTCTTTATTGCTATTTTTGCCACCATCACAGGGGCTATAGGAAGCATCTTTTTATCTTTTTTTACTGCATACAATACATCCCCTTCTAAATCTAGTTGTTGGATTTTTAAAGGTATTACAAATATTCTAAGGACATTTCCACCGATCATAACCGCCATTATACTTTTCCGTGGCGTTGGTCCTGGGCCTTTGGCAGGAGGTGTAGCTCTTAGTATTTATACTACAGGGGTTCTTACAAAGTTATATAGCGAAGTGATTGAAAATACTCATGAAAATATCAAAAACAGTATACTGGTTACTGGATGCAGCAACCTTGATAGCTTTAGACATGGGATTTTACCACAAACCCTTCCCACTTTCATAAGTCTAGTACTCTATAGACTAGAATCAAATATTAGGACCTCAACGATCTTAGGGATTATAGGGGCAGGCGGCGTAGGGACAATTTTAACGATGAATATAACTTGGAGAAACTGGGAGAGAGTTGGGCTGCTTATTTTAGGAATTTCTATGATGATTATATCTATAGATACCTTGAGCTATTATCTCAGGAAAAAAATTTCGTAA
- the phnC gene encoding phosphonate ABC transporter ATP-binding protein — translation MIKLENVSVLYNKKILAVDNISLNIGKGEFVGIIGLSGSGKSSLLKTINFLVKPSNGNIYIDDTDIAPLRDRELRRIRREIGFIFQDYNLVERSSVLENVLVGRLGYKSSLKSFFGLFDDEDYKVAIDALKQVGLEEKIFVRADQLSGGQKQRVAIAKTLCQRPKIVLADEPVSSLDLSSAQTVMDYFKVINEKRKITIMINLHDVSLAKKYCSRIVALKSGKIFFDREAGDLDDQQLQKLYQ, via the coding sequence ATGATTAAGCTGGAAAATGTGTCTGTTTTATATAACAAAAAAATTTTGGCGGTAGATAATATCAGCCTAAATATTGGAAAAGGAGAGTTTGTAGGTATAATAGGTCTAAGCGGCAGCGGGAAATCCAGCTTGCTAAAAACCATCAACTTTCTTGTTAAACCCTCCAACGGAAATATATATATCGATGACACAGACATAGCCCCTTTGAGGGATAGAGAGCTGAGGCGTATAAGAAGAGAAATCGGCTTTATCTTTCAAGATTATAATCTAGTGGAGAGATCATCTGTGTTAGAAAATGTTTTAGTAGGAAGACTTGGTTACAAGTCTTCCTTAAAATCCTTCTTTGGGTTATTTGATGATGAAGATTATAAGGTGGCTATAGACGCATTGAAACAGGTTGGATTAGAGGAAAAAATATTTGTTAGGGCGGATCAATTAAGTGGGGGACAAAAGCAAAGAGTGGCTATTGCTAAGACCTTGTGTCAAAGACCTAAGATCGTTTTGGCAGATGAACCAGTGTCTAGTCTTGATTTGTCATCTGCCCAGACTGTAATGGATTACTTTAAGGTAATTAATGAAAAAAGGAAAATAACTATCATGATCAATCTGCATGATGTAAGCTTAGCGAAAAAATATTGTTCAAGAATTGTTGCTCTAAAAAGCGGCAAAATTTTTTTTGATAGAGAAGCAGGTGACCTCGATGATCAACAACTACAAAAGTTATATCAGTAA
- a CDS encoding phosphate/phosphite/phosphonate ABC transporter substrate-binding protein, whose product MKKQLAVILIIVLATMLIGCRGEKEEIIRMGFVPMRDGDKLIESVEPLAAMLSEEIGIKVEAFTATNYVGVVEGLGSGQVDFGFIPPFAYVLANSESNAQVALTALNNNGESSYRSQFLVRRDGEISSFEEIKSKKVAFVDPSSTSGYLFPGAHLVGEGIDIEKDIEYFYSGGHDKALQLLLNGDVDVATTFVDARQRYEKDFPDAMEKTEVLGYTKDIPNISVTLRGNMDAAMQEKIKRALLNIAETEEGAELLKELFNIHGFAEAKDEDYDIIRETARAMNVDLKESN is encoded by the coding sequence ATGAAAAAACAATTGGCAGTTATTTTAATCATTGTGTTGGCTACTATGTTAATTGGATGCAGAGGCGAAAAGGAAGAGATTATAAGAATGGGTTTTGTACCTATGCGGGATGGAGATAAACTGATAGAATCTGTTGAACCATTGGCTGCAATGCTGTCAGAAGAAATAGGCATAAAGGTTGAAGCTTTTACCGCAACAAATTATGTTGGTGTAGTAGAAGGACTAGGATCAGGTCAGGTGGATTTTGGATTCATACCTCCGTTTGCCTATGTTTTGGCAAATAGCGAAAGTAACGCTCAGGTTGCTTTAACAGCGTTAAATAATAATGGAGAAAGCAGCTATCGTTCACAATTTTTAGTGAGAAGAGATGGTGAGATCAGTAGTTTTGAAGAAATTAAGAGTAAGAAGGTAGCTTTTGTAGATCCTTCATCCACATCAGGCTATTTATTTCCAGGAGCCCATCTTGTAGGAGAAGGTATCGACATAGAAAAGGACATTGAATATTTTTATAGCGGCGGACATGATAAAGCTTTACAGCTTCTTTTAAATGGTGATGTTGATGTGGCCACTACTTTTGTAGATGCAAGACAAAGATATGAAAAAGATTTTCCAGATGCTATGGAGAAAACAGAAGTACTAGGCTACACAAAGGATATACCTAACATAAGTGTTACCTTAAGAGGAAACATGGATGCTGCTATGCAAGAAAAGATCAAGAGGGCTTTATTAAACATAGCAGAAACTGAGGAAGGGGCGGAACTATTAAAAGAATTATTTAATATTCATGGATTTGCTGAAGCAAAGGATGAAGACTACGATATTATTAGAGAAACAGCAAGAGCAATGAATGTTGACTTAAAAGAGAGCAATTAG
- a CDS encoding DUF4183 domain-containing protein yields the protein MATTLFKLVMDAVTETETYTNPEVEKYFYNFDEADLDVDTLTIPATSFFDDAGDPVTSNLVTLADDNGYYLLFVNGALQQSSLFTVSTDGSEVVITQASTIPVGAPITLVVNNFAPTSTSTTTVTT from the coding sequence ATGGCTACAACATTATTTAAACTTGTTATGGATGCTGTTACAGAAACAGAAACCTATACCAATCCTGAAGTTGAAAAGTACTTCTACAATTTTGATGAAGCTGATCTAGATGTGGACACCTTAACCATTCCAGCTACCTCATTTTTTGATGATGCCGGTGACCCAGTAACCTCAAACCTTGTAACTTTAGCAGATGACAACGGCTACTATTTACTATTTGTCAATGGTGCTTTACAGCAATCTAGTTTATTCACAGTTAGTACTGACGGTTCTGAAGTTGTCATCACACAAGCATCTACTATCCCAGTAGGTGCCCCAATTACTTTAGTTGTAAACAACTTTGCACCAACTTCTACTTCTACAACTACAGTAACAACTTAA
- a CDS encoding DUF4183 domain-containing protein, whose translation MCKATPLKSKVYQYNALSDGKKRMYTNQDELLQYGNKGILDPHKVSYYSLFINGVLQPKTNYIIEKGLLFLKTKDLPLKGSPIIITFVSFIDKEILKLNTAIAEGSVPSGSIFHGPVTDVDIILEETVQSTALYLKLEKVITSGPAFIPTGHIAAWEFTLIVTNTVNMPISNIVVTARTLLDTTLNTTNLSLSQGNVGINHSIITWNVGILDVGESAIATFKLEGFFKADGVRFIDRAFAVGDTSLGTIKSSIASGKAIQVVKGLSITEAITSGSLNVVMKKNNKWRVEIKIVNLSDASISNILATDTLLIESIKSIEIVSLSQGSATIADNKILWKIDVLEGFRTAVLVVDIIGAFTIEGYRNLDSVMVVGIIASGEIFTGPSKDIRIVVSPNEKLPEDQLLLQKFITTEPLVAFLGKPRKWCFALKVINLTKDVLENLLVTDYILLEEFNDIHTLFVSSGDILIAHNTILWNVEELSPGETLTAVFEVNGFFNARGIRSLSRGVASGFNGNSATCTMSHMVSSPPIKVLDFIHNLKSSYILADKVYGQCRQQNCFEDITISIDNSNFKNILFKQGFIVKDTLVVTNMIDRPGFKRLQFLIRIPFEIITESGNRIKGYLPDLSEDIILFIPEARNEFPFNILVETSTKLLKEAARLNNQLTFTAGASIVMKVVGRVQLLLPTFEFSPQPPCCQEFNKNLICDIFQSRNFPDFFPGQSALNFHRKAARTNKTKQCPLIFGNLTIEKYITAGPLEVTTSAFNTWRMEIRISNDGYGPVSQVMMIDTLFLDHLTQINVLSLSQGNVSQEKDKILWDIGTLNSAATVVLIAEFTGFFNSKNKKPISTKTYQYNTISDGIKRVFTNDDELKMYGDEGILDPNEVSYFNLFINSVLQPQTNYIVKKGLLLLITIDVPPKGVPITLESIIIEDIHHQLLEVATYQYTAFGSGKKIYTNIDELRMYGNQGILDPRQISYQNLFINGVLQPPMNYVVEKGLLLLKTEDIPLEKSPISLQFITLFL comes from the coding sequence ATGTGTAAAGCTACCCCCCTTAAATCCAAGGTTTACCAATATAATGCTTTATCTGATGGTAAAAAAAGAATGTACACCAATCAAGATGAATTACTACAGTATGGTAATAAAGGGATTCTTGATCCCCATAAGGTTTCTTACTATAGCTTATTCATCAATGGAGTATTACAGCCAAAGACCAACTATATTATTGAAAAAGGACTACTTTTTTTAAAGACCAAGGATCTTCCACTAAAAGGATCTCCTATTATTATTACTTTTGTTAGCTTTATAGATAAAGAAATTCTTAAGCTAAATACAGCCATAGCAGAAGGTAGTGTGCCTTCTGGATCTATTTTCCATGGACCAGTAACAGATGTGGATATTATCCTTGAGGAAACTGTACAGTCTACTGCACTCTATTTAAAACTAGAAAAAGTTATTACCTCTGGCCCTGCATTTATTCCTACAGGTCACATCGCTGCTTGGGAATTTACATTAATAGTAACCAATACGGTAAACATGCCTATTAGTAATATTGTAGTGACAGCTAGGACTCTTCTAGATACTACTTTAAACACTACAAATCTTTCCTTGTCTCAAGGTAATGTGGGGATAAATCATTCTATCATTACTTGGAATGTAGGCATATTAGATGTAGGGGAGTCTGCTATTGCGACCTTTAAGTTGGAGGGGTTTTTTAAAGCTGACGGTGTTCGTTTTATCGATCGCGCCTTTGCAGTTGGAGATACTTCACTGGGAACCATCAAATCTTCTATTGCTTCTGGAAAAGCAATCCAAGTCGTCAAAGGCCTAAGTATTACAGAAGCTATCACCTCAGGGTCTCTAAACGTAGTTATGAAAAAAAATAATAAGTGGAGAGTAGAAATAAAAATAGTCAATCTTAGTGATGCCAGCATATCGAATATCCTTGCAACAGATACTTTATTGATTGAAAGTATTAAAAGCATTGAAATTGTTAGTCTCTCTCAAGGAAGTGCTACTATTGCAGATAACAAAATCCTTTGGAAAATTGATGTATTAGAAGGGTTTAGAACTGCTGTTTTAGTAGTAGATATCATTGGTGCCTTTACTATAGAGGGTTACAGAAATTTAGATAGTGTCATGGTGGTAGGGATCATAGCATCTGGTGAAATATTTACTGGACCTTCAAAAGACATAAGAATTGTTGTTTCTCCAAATGAAAAGCTACCAGAAGACCAACTTCTATTGCAAAAATTTATCACAACTGAACCATTGGTTGCTTTTTTAGGCAAACCCAGAAAATGGTGTTTTGCTCTAAAAGTGATCAACTTAACAAAGGATGTTTTAGAAAACCTTCTTGTTACAGACTATATTCTATTGGAGGAATTTAATGATATTCATACGCTTTTCGTATCTTCAGGAGATATTCTCATAGCCCACAACACTATTCTATGGAATGTTGAAGAGCTTTCTCCCGGTGAAACCTTAACAGCTGTTTTTGAGGTCAATGGTTTTTTTAATGCTAGGGGTATACGTTCTCTTAGTCGAGGAGTTGCCTCTGGTTTCAATGGGAATTCAGCGACTTGTACAATGTCCCATATGGTTTCTAGCCCACCCATCAAAGTTCTAGATTTTATTCATAATTTAAAAAGCAGCTATATCCTAGCTGATAAAGTTTATGGTCAATGTCGGCAACAAAACTGTTTCGAAGATATTACTATAAGCATAGATAACAGTAATTTTAAAAACATTTTATTTAAACAAGGCTTTATTGTAAAAGATACCTTGGTAGTAACAAATATGATAGATAGGCCAGGTTTTAAACGTCTCCAGTTTCTCATAAGAATTCCTTTTGAGATAATTACTGAGAGTGGAAATAGAATTAAAGGTTATCTGCCAGATCTATCGGAAGATATCATCTTATTTATACCAGAGGCAAGAAATGAGTTTCCTTTTAATATTCTTGTGGAGACTAGTACGAAACTTTTGAAAGAGGCTGCAAGACTAAATAATCAATTAACTTTTACAGCAGGTGCATCTATTGTAATGAAAGTAGTAGGAAGAGTTCAATTACTCCTACCTACCTTTGAATTCTCTCCACAACCTCCCTGCTGTCAAGAATTTAATAAAAACCTAATTTGTGATATTTTTCAATCCAGGAATTTTCCTGATTTTTTTCCAGGACAAAGCGCATTAAACTTTCATAGGAAAGCAGCAAGAACTAATAAAACAAAGCAGTGTCCTTTGATATTTGGTAATTTAACTATTGAAAAGTATATTACTGCAGGACCTTTAGAGGTTACGACCTCAGCCTTTAACACCTGGAGGATGGAGATTCGTATAAGCAATGATGGATATGGTCCGGTGAGTCAGGTTATGATGATAGATACTTTATTTCTAGATCATCTGACCCAAATAAATGTTCTCAGCCTTAGCCAAGGTAACGTATCTCAAGAAAAAGACAAAATTCTTTGGGATATTGGAACTTTAAATTCTGCTGCTACAGTTGTACTTATAGCAGAATTCACTGGTTTCTTTAACAGTAAAAATAAGAAGCCTATCAGTACCAAAACCTATCAATATAATACTATTTCAGATGGTATAAAAAGAGTATTTACGAATGATGATGAATTGAAAATGTATGGTGATGAAGGTATCTTAGACCCAAATGAAGTCTCTTATTTTAATCTTTTTATTAATAGTGTATTACAACCCCAAACTAACTATATCGTTAAAAAAGGACTTTTGCTGTTGATAACAATAGATGTTCCCCCCAAAGGCGTACCCATTACTCTTGAATCTATCATCATTGAGGATATACATCATCAACTTTTGGAAGTAGCAACTTATCAATATACAGCCTTTGGCAGTGGAAAAAAAATCTACACAAATATAGATGAGCTAAGGATGTATGGCAACCAAGGCATCCTTGACCCTCGGCAGATTTCTTATCAAAATCTTTTCATCAATGGTGTTTTACAACCACCTATGAATTATGTAGTTGAAAAAGGTCTTCTCTTGCTGAAGACAGAAGACATCCCTTTAGAAAAATCGCCAATTTCTCTACAGTTTATTACTTTATTTCTCTAA
- a CDS encoding NAD(+) synthase yields MAHKDVYGLIRVGVAVPKLKVGNPSFNVKEIETIAKTASLKHQIKVLVFPELSISAYTCSDLFHQRLLLEACEDTLKILLDHTKTLDMVIAVGMPIRADSQLFNCGVVLHKGKILGVVPKTFVPNYNEFYEKRWFASSKDRISNSIDLCGQRTAFGENLLFQDTLSDLCIAAEICEDLWTPIPPSSRHAMQGANLIINLSASNEIVGKYEYRRELVKQQSARCIASYLYASAGQNESTTDVVFSGHGIIAENGTIVEEERFVDEGSLLFYDIDIEKLMNDRYKNNSFMGKIQEGISYEKILFSFTEVNVDKIKRAVDPYPFVPAAKEKRTERCKEIFTIQSIGLAERLSKTGIKKAVIGISGGLDSTLALLVCIEAFDRLKIMRKNIIGITMPGFGTTGRTYHNALLLMKALGITVKEISIKEACIQHFKDIGHDIEIHDVTYENVQARERTQILMDMANKENGLVVGTGDLSELALGWCTYNGDHMSMYGVNVSIPKTLVRYLVQWYADMEENTSIAATLRDISDTPVSPELLPPDQEGKIEQKTEEIIGCYDLHDFFLFNMLRHGFSPSKIFFLAVIAFKGKWKEEEILHWLKVFYKRFFTQQFKRSCLPDGPKVGSICLSPRGDWRMPSDASYEIWLNDLNSISG; encoded by the coding sequence ATGGCTCATAAGGATGTATATGGATTAATAAGGGTTGGCGTAGCTGTGCCAAAGCTTAAGGTGGGAAATCCATCCTTTAATGTAAAGGAAATTGAAACAATCGCCAAAACAGCTTCATTGAAACATCAAATAAAGGTTCTAGTGTTTCCTGAATTAAGCATTTCAGCATATACTTGTTCAGATCTATTCCATCAAAGGCTATTACTGGAAGCCTGTGAAGATACATTAAAAATCCTTTTAGATCACACCAAAACATTAGATATGGTGATAGCGGTGGGTATGCCGATTAGGGCAGATAGTCAATTGTTTAATTGTGGCGTTGTACTACATAAGGGTAAAATTTTAGGCGTAGTTCCTAAAACCTTTGTTCCTAATTACAATGAGTTTTATGAGAAAAGGTGGTTTGCTTCTTCAAAGGATAGAATCAGCAATTCTATTGATTTATGTGGTCAAAGGACAGCCTTTGGAGAAAACCTTTTATTTCAAGATACCCTTTCAGATTTATGTATTGCAGCAGAAATTTGTGAGGATTTATGGACACCTATACCCCCCAGCAGTAGACATGCTATGCAGGGGGCAAATTTAATCATAAACCTGTCTGCCAGTAATGAGATTGTAGGTAAATACGAATATAGAAGAGAATTAGTAAAACAACAATCTGCCAGATGCATTGCAAGCTATTTATACGCCTCTGCAGGACAAAATGAATCTACTACAGATGTTGTATTTAGTGGACATGGTATTATTGCAGAAAATGGTACGATAGTAGAAGAAGAAAGATTTGTTGATGAAGGCAGTCTTCTATTTTATGACATTGATATTGAAAAGCTTATGAATGATAGATACAAAAACAATAGTTTTATGGGGAAAATTCAAGAAGGAATTTCCTATGAAAAGATATTATTTTCCTTTACGGAGGTAAACGTAGATAAAATCAAGAGAGCAGTTGATCCTTATCCCTTTGTGCCTGCTGCTAAAGAAAAGAGAACAGAAAGGTGTAAGGAAATTTTCACGATACAATCTATCGGATTGGCAGAAAGATTATCAAAAACAGGAATTAAAAAAGCTGTTATTGGAATCTCAGGGGGGTTAGATTCTACTCTTGCACTGCTGGTCTGTATTGAAGCCTTTGATCGGTTAAAAATTATGAGAAAAAATATTATCGGTATAACCATGCCGGGATTTGGGACAACAGGAAGAACCTATCATAATGCATTGTTATTAATGAAGGCATTGGGAATTACAGTAAAAGAAATATCAATAAAGGAGGCTTGTATTCAACACTTCAAGGATATTGGACATGACATAGAGATTCACGACGTAACCTATGAAAATGTTCAGGCGAGAGAACGAACACAAATTCTTATGGACATGGCAAACAAAGAAAATGGCTTAGTTGTTGGGACAGGAGACTTATCAGAGTTAGCCTTAGGCTGGTGTACCTATAATGGGGATCATATGAGTATGTACGGTGTTAATGTCAGTATTCCTAAAACATTGGTACGTTATTTGGTACAGTGGTATGCTGATATGGAGGAAAATACATCTATCGCGGCAACATTGAGAGACATCTCTGACACCCCTGTAAGTCCTGAATTATTGCCCCCAGATCAGGAGGGGAAAATAGAACAAAAGACAGAAGAAATTATCGGCTGTTATGATCTGCATGATTTTTTTCTTTTCAATATGTTGCGTCATGGATTTTCCCCTTCAAAAATTTTCTTTTTGGCTGTGATAGCTTTTAAGGGAAAATGGAAGGAAGAAGAAATCTTACATTGGTTAAAAGTATTTTATAAAAGATTTTTCACCCAACAGTTTAAACGAAGCTGCTTGCCTGACGGACCTAAAGTAGGATCTATTTGTCTATCTCCTAGAGGAGATTGGAGAATGCCCAGTGATGCTTCCTATGAAATCTGGTTAAATGATTTGAATAGTATTAGTGGTTAA